The following proteins are encoded in a genomic region of Paenibacillus sp. FSL R7-0273:
- the spoIVB gene encoding SpoIVB peptidase has translation MGPAQSYAAQRDPQPAKPAAQAADQELKVIPGGQTIGVKVKSAGVLVVGHHLIEVSEQSKLSPGENSGLIPGDLMVSIDGVKLNEVSKVAKLVEKAGKSGETLNIVYKRAGKEHTAKLKPAYDRNDKVWRLGLYIRDSAAGVGTLTFYAPEQGVYGALGHVITDMNTGTPIVVGSGHIVQSSVTSISKSQDGDPGEKRAVFLKESQVLGNVQSNTDFGIFGKMTKNPDHSLYKQPIPIAKSSEVKEGPAQILTVVDGQQVERFNVEIIHVAHQQTPATKGLVLRITDPRLIDKTGGIVQGMSGSPIVQDGRLIGAVTHVFVNDPKSGYGCFIEWMLKDSGVTGQTELSPYNLKAV, from the coding sequence ATGGGGCCAGCCCAGAGTTATGCCGCACAGCGTGATCCGCAGCCGGCCAAGCCGGCGGCACAAGCAGCAGACCAGGAGCTCAAGGTTATCCCTGGAGGCCAGACGATCGGTGTGAAAGTAAAGTCGGCAGGTGTTCTTGTTGTTGGCCATCATTTAATTGAAGTATCTGAGCAGTCCAAGCTTTCACCAGGCGAGAACAGCGGTCTGATACCTGGTGATCTGATGGTCTCCATCGACGGTGTGAAGCTTAATGAGGTATCCAAGGTTGCGAAGCTGGTTGAGAAGGCTGGTAAGTCGGGCGAAACGCTGAATATTGTTTACAAACGCGCCGGCAAGGAGCATACAGCCAAGCTGAAGCCTGCTTATGACCGTAATGACAAGGTATGGAGACTGGGGCTGTACATCCGTGATTCTGCGGCTGGTGTAGGCACCTTAACCTTTTATGCTCCGGAGCAGGGAGTGTATGGCGCTCTGGGCCATGTCATTACGGACATGAACACAGGAACTCCGATTGTGGTCGGCAGCGGGCATATTGTACAGTCCAGTGTAACCTCGATTTCCAAGAGCCAGGACGGCGATCCCGGCGAGAAGCGGGCGGTGTTCCTGAAGGAAAGCCAGGTGCTGGGTAATGTGCAGAGCAACACAGATTTCGGTATCTTCGGTAAAATGACCAAAAACCCTGATCACAGCCTGTACAAGCAGCCGATTCCGATTGCTAAGAGCAGTGAGGTGAAGGAAGGGCCGGCGCAGATTCTTACTGTTGTTGACGGTCAGCAGGTGGAGCGCTTCAATGTGGAGATTATCCATGTCGCCCATCAGCAGACGCCTGCCACTAAAGGTCTTGTGCTGCGCATTACGGATCCCCGTCTGATTGATAAGACCGGCGGCATTGTCCAGGGCATGAGCGGCAGCCCGATTGTGCAGGATGGACGTTTAATCGGCGCAGTAACCCATGTGTTCGTCAATGATCCCAAGTCAGGCTACGGCTGCTTTATCGAGTGGATGCTAAAGGATTCCGGTGTCACCGGGCAAACTGAACTTTCCCCATACAATCTTAAGGCGGTATAG
- the recN gene encoding DNA repair protein RecN, with product MLETLSIRNLAVVEAVDVHFYPGFHVLTGETGAGKSIIIDALALVAGGRGSADSIRYGCDKAEMEALFSLPDSHPVWETLERLGIDAQPEEHLIIRREITSTGKSTSRVNGQMVNLSMLREIGEQLVNIHGQHEHQNLLKAERHLGLLDTYGEAVIGPLKADYQEKYAAFAKVEKELRELQESSQKAYQMLDLYRFQLEEISSARLKPGEDELLAEERVKLSHSEKMMDSVSGAYDLLYDKQGLESVNKVISRLEDAVRYDEKGLRAVLEQLQSSYYQLEDAAFQLRDYREDIEFNPARLEEIENRLDLINGLRRKYGDSVEQILAYYDQIHRETDLLENKDEYIEKLTVKRNGLLTTLMEAAEVLSEARRQCAADLAGQVEGELKDLQMERTSLQVKLDLMEDPRGVEYKDRRYRLTRQGIDSAEFMISPNPGEPLRPLGKIASGGELSRIMLAMKSIFARTDAIPVLVFDEVDTGVSGRAAQSIADKLFKLSSSCQVFSITHLPQVACMADHQYLIRKKVEDGRTMTEVDSLSADGRVMELARMLGGVEITEKTLHHAQEMLSLAEASKAAIS from the coding sequence GTGTTAGAAACGTTATCGATCCGCAATCTGGCCGTTGTTGAAGCGGTGGATGTGCATTTTTATCCCGGATTCCATGTGCTTACAGGGGAAACTGGCGCCGGGAAATCCATTATTATAGATGCGCTGGCACTAGTTGCCGGCGGGCGCGGCTCCGCAGACTCCATCCGTTACGGCTGTGACAAGGCCGAAATGGAAGCGCTGTTCAGCCTGCCGGACAGCCATCCGGTGTGGGAAACGCTGGAGCGCCTTGGTATTGATGCCCAGCCTGAGGAGCATCTGATTATCCGGCGTGAGATTACTTCAACCGGCAAAAGCACTTCACGTGTGAACGGCCAGATGGTTAATCTCAGCATGCTGCGGGAAATCGGTGAACAGCTGGTTAATATTCACGGCCAGCATGAGCATCAGAACCTGCTGAAGGCGGAGCGTCATCTCGGGCTTCTGGATACGTACGGGGAAGCTGTAATCGGGCCGCTGAAGGCCGATTATCAGGAGAAGTATGCCGCCTTTGCCAAGGTTGAGAAGGAGCTGCGGGAGCTGCAGGAATCCAGCCAGAAGGCTTATCAAATGCTGGATTTGTACCGTTTTCAGCTAGAGGAAATTTCTTCGGCGCGACTAAAACCGGGGGAAGATGAATTACTTGCCGAAGAACGGGTCAAACTATCCCACAGTGAGAAAATGATGGATTCAGTATCCGGCGCATACGACCTGCTGTATGACAAACAGGGACTGGAATCCGTTAATAAAGTAATCTCCCGGCTGGAGGATGCCGTCCGTTATGATGAGAAGGGGCTGCGGGCTGTACTCGAACAGCTGCAATCGTCCTATTACCAGCTGGAGGACGCCGCCTTTCAGCTGCGGGATTACCGGGAAGATATAGAATTTAACCCCGCCCGGCTGGAGGAGATCGAGAACCGTCTTGATCTGATTAACGGGCTCCGCCGTAAATACGGGGACAGTGTGGAACAGATCCTGGCGTATTATGATCAGATACACCGGGAGACGGACCTGCTGGAGAATAAGGATGAGTATATTGAGAAGCTGACCGTGAAGCGCAACGGCCTGCTCACTACATTAATGGAAGCGGCAGAGGTGCTCAGCGAAGCACGCAGGCAATGTGCGGCTGATCTGGCCGGACAGGTTGAAGGTGAGCTTAAGGATCTGCAGATGGAGCGTACGTCCCTGCAGGTCAAGCTGGATCTTATGGAGGACCCGCGCGGCGTCGAGTACAAGGATCGCCGTTATCGGCTTACCCGTCAGGGTATAGACAGCGCGGAATTCATGATCTCCCCGAATCCGGGTGAGCCGCTGCGGCCGCTCGGCAAAATCGCCTCTGGCGGTGAGCTGTCGCGGATTATGCTGGCGATGAAGAGTATCTTTGCCCGGACAGACGCGATTCCGGTCCTGGTCTTTGATGAAGTGGATACCGGTGTCAGCGGGCGGGCGGCCCAGTCCATTGCGGATAAGCTGTTCAAGCTGTCGTCCTCCTGCCAGGTATTCTCCATTACCCACCTGCCGCAGGTGGCCTGTATGGCTGACCATCAGTATCTGATCCGCAAAAAGGTCGAGGATGGCCGGACGATGACCGAGGTGGATTCCCTCTCCGCTGATGGCAGGGTTATGGAGCTTGCCCGGATGCTCGGCGGCGTCGAAATTACCGAAAAAACATTGCATCACGCCCAGGAAATGCTCAGTCTGGCCGAGGCCAGCAAAGCAGCCATAAGCTAG
- the ahrC gene encoding transcriptional regulator AhrC/ArgR, with protein sequence MKGHRHIKIREIITHKDIETQDELVDQLREAGFQVTQATVSRDIKELLLIKVPMDDGRYKYSLPTDQRYNPTQKLKRVLVDNFVHIDSSGNLVVMKCLPGTANSVAALIDNIDWPQIMGTISGDDTILLICRLPEDSKDVISQIMGYIS encoded by the coding sequence ATGAAGGGACACAGGCATATCAAGATTCGTGAAATTATTACACACAAGGATATTGAAACACAGGACGAGCTGGTGGATCAGCTGCGTGAGGCAGGCTTTCAGGTGACGCAGGCGACCGTTTCACGTGATATCAAGGAGCTGCTCCTGATTAAGGTCCCGATGGACGACGGGAGATATAAATATTCCCTGCCGACAGACCAGCGTTACAATCCGACCCAGAAGCTGAAAAGAGTGCTGGTGGATAATTTTGTCCACATCGACTCCTCAGGTAATCTTGTAGTGATGAAGTGTCTGCCGGGTACCGCCAACTCGGTGGCTGCGCTGATCGATAATATCGACTGGCCGCAGATTATGGGAACCATTTCAGGTGACGATACCATTCTGCTCATCTGCCGTCTGCCGGAGGACAGCAAGGATGTCATTTCGCAGATCATGGGATATATCTCCTGA
- a CDS encoding TlyA family RNA methyltransferase yields MEHPKERIDVLLVEQGFYDSREKAKAAIMAGLVLADEERIEKAGMKVLRSSVLKVKGAVHPYVSRGGLKLEKALRQFGIGLTGRVMLDIGSSTGGFTDCALQHGASHVYAIDVGYNQLDWSLRNDERVSVMERTNFRYMTPKDLLGPVPDFASIDVSFISLKIILPPLKALLSRPADIAALIKPQFEAGREKVGKSGVVRDPAVHKEVLVNVLTMADELGYRLENLTFSPITGGEGNIEFLAHWKLEQEEAEAAAGNGLQEARAPRYSGDSFALLAETVIKEAAATFTAANGNSSKKR; encoded by the coding sequence ATGGAACACCCTAAAGAACGGATTGATGTTTTACTGGTGGAGCAAGGCTTTTATGATAGCCGCGAGAAGGCCAAGGCAGCCATTATGGCAGGCCTTGTGCTGGCGGATGAGGAACGGATTGAGAAGGCGGGCATGAAGGTGCTCCGCAGCTCTGTCCTGAAGGTAAAGGGAGCTGTGCATCCTTATGTCAGCCGCGGCGGCCTCAAGCTGGAGAAGGCGCTCCGCCAATTCGGGATCGGCCTCACCGGACGCGTCATGCTGGACATCGGCTCCTCCACCGGAGGCTTTACCGACTGTGCCCTGCAGCACGGGGCGAGTCATGTCTATGCCATTGATGTCGGTTATAACCAGCTGGACTGGAGCCTGCGCAATGACGAGCGGGTGAGTGTAATGGAGCGGACGAATTTCCGCTACATGACCCCTAAGGATCTGCTGGGTCCGGTGCCGGATTTTGCGAGCATTGATGTTTCCTTTATTTCACTCAAAATCATCCTTCCTCCGCTTAAAGCGCTGCTGAGCCGTCCGGCAGATATTGCTGCACTCATTAAGCCGCAGTTCGAGGCCGGCCGTGAGAAGGTCGGTAAATCCGGCGTTGTGCGTGATCCGGCAGTACATAAGGAAGTGCTGGTTAATGTACTGACTATGGCAGACGAGCTCGGGTACCGTCTTGAGAACCTGACCTTCTCGCCGATTACCGGCGGGGAAGGGAATATTGAATTCCTGGCTCACTGGAAGCTGGAGCAGGAAGAGGCTGAAGCTGCTGCGGGGAACGGCCTGCAGGAAGCCCGGGCTCCCCGTTATTCCGGTGACAGCTTTGCCCTGCTGGCTGAGACGGTCATCAAAGAAGCTGCAGCGACCTTTACGGCCGCTAACGGAAACTCATCGAAGAAACGATGA
- the dxs gene encoding 1-deoxy-D-xylulose-5-phosphate synthase translates to MLLPNINDPQQLKSLSVPELDSLAEEIRTFLIEKLTVTGGHLGSNLGVVELTLALHYCYDSPRDKMIYDVGHQAYVHKILTGRQDRFDTLRKKDGLCGFVKRTESEHDVWEAGHSSTSLSAAMGMAVARDLKGEDNKVIAVIGDGALTGGMAFEALNHIGHERRKLMVILNDNEMSIAPNVGAMHNYLSKIRSDRHYLRAKDEVEGLLRRIPAIGGKLAKTAEKLKDSLKYMMVPGVLFEELGFTYLGPVDGHDIEKMIDTFHQADNVNGPVLVHVLTTKGKGYKPAETDFYKSHAISPYKIESGQPLKAVGKPPMYTEVFGEALIELGREDKRLIAVTPAMPGGSGLFPFAKEFPDRMIDVGIAEQHAATLCAALAMEGMKPVYAVYSTFMQRAYDQILHDICRHNANVMFAIDRAGFVGADGETHQGVYDIAFMRHIPNIVIMMPKDENELRHMMKTALEYNDGPIAYRYPRIDGTGVALDKELHTIPIGSWERLRTGDDYAVLACGPMVQVAEEAAELLKREGIQLGVVNARFQKPLDNSMLLELAHSGTSMVVIEEASEAGSLGSAVLEFFASQEIYDARVHLMGVQDIFIEHGSVKEQRQQTGLTVEALCARIKAMKALSKYTYKSTSTS, encoded by the coding sequence GTGCTGCTTCCAAATATAAATGATCCGCAGCAACTCAAATCTTTATCAGTGCCAGAGCTGGACTCCCTTGCAGAGGAGATCCGTACGTTTCTGATTGAGAAGCTCACTGTGACCGGCGGGCATCTGGGATCCAACCTGGGGGTAGTGGAGCTGACACTGGCGCTGCATTACTGCTACGACAGTCCCCGGGACAAAATGATATATGATGTAGGACACCAGGCGTATGTCCACAAAATTCTGACCGGCCGGCAGGACCGTTTCGATACGCTTCGTAAGAAGGACGGACTGTGCGGCTTCGTCAAGCGCACGGAGAGTGAGCATGATGTCTGGGAAGCCGGACACAGCAGCACCTCCCTGTCAGCAGCGATGGGTATGGCTGTGGCTCGTGACCTCAAGGGTGAGGACAACAAGGTCATTGCTGTTATCGGAGACGGGGCGCTGACCGGCGGGATGGCCTTTGAAGCGCTGAACCATATCGGCCATGAACGCCGCAAGCTGATGGTGATTCTGAACGATAATGAGATGTCCATTGCGCCTAACGTCGGAGCTATGCACAATTATCTGAGCAAAATCCGCTCGGACCGCCATTACCTGCGGGCCAAGGACGAAGTGGAAGGGCTGCTGCGGAGAATTCCGGCAATCGGCGGCAAGCTGGCCAAGACAGCTGAGAAGCTGAAGGACAGCCTTAAGTATATGATGGTTCCCGGCGTACTGTTCGAAGAGCTGGGCTTCACCTATCTCGGGCCGGTGGACGGACATGATATTGAGAAGATGATCGACACCTTCCATCAGGCGGACAATGTGAACGGTCCTGTGCTGGTGCATGTGCTGACTACCAAAGGTAAAGGCTATAAGCCTGCCGAGACTGACTTCTACAAATCCCATGCGATTTCTCCATACAAAATCGAATCCGGACAGCCCCTTAAGGCAGTCGGCAAGCCGCCGATGTATACGGAAGTATTCGGTGAGGCGCTGATTGAGCTGGGCCGTGAGGACAAAAGGCTGATTGCTGTAACGCCTGCGATGCCCGGCGGCTCCGGACTGTTCCCGTTTGCCAAGGAATTCCCTGACCGGATGATTGATGTCGGTATTGCCGAGCAGCATGCGGCGACGCTCTGTGCGGCGCTGGCTATGGAAGGAATGAAGCCGGTCTATGCGGTTTATTCCACCTTTATGCAGCGGGCCTATGACCAGATTCTGCATGATATCTGCCGTCATAATGCCAACGTGATGTTCGCTATTGACCGTGCAGGCTTTGTCGGTGCGGATGGTGAGACGCATCAGGGGGTTTATGATATCGCCTTTATGCGCCATATCCCGAATATCGTCATCATGATGCCTAAGGATGAGAATGAGCTGCGCCACATGATGAAGACTGCCCTGGAATACAACGACGGACCGATTGCCTACCGTTATCCGCGGATTGACGGAACCGGTGTGGCCCTGGACAAGGAGCTGCACACCATACCAATCGGTTCTTGGGAACGTCTGCGTACCGGCGACGATTACGCTGTGCTTGCCTGCGGGCCAATGGTTCAGGTTGCCGAGGAAGCGGCGGAGCTGCTGAAGCGTGAAGGTATTCAGCTGGGAGTTGTAAATGCACGCTTCCAGAAGCCGCTCGACAATTCGATGCTGCTGGAGCTGGCCCATTCCGGAACCTCGATGGTTGTCATAGAGGAAGCCAGCGAAGCGGGCAGTCTGGGCAGCGCTGTGCTGGAGTTCTTTGCATCACAGGAAATCTATGATGCCCGCGTACATCTGATGGGTGTGCAGGACATTTTTATTGAGCATGGCTCCGTCAAAGAGCAGCGCCAGCAGACCGGCCTGACCGTTGAGGCATTGTGTGCACGGATCAAGGCGATGAAGGCGCTGAGCAAATATACGTATAAGTCGACCTCCACTTCCTGA
- a CDS encoding polyprenyl synthetase family protein, which translates to MSRSEYSPELNAAGGERQTLKDYIASVTEAVLQELETTLPADWTVPGHLRDAMNYSLQAGGKRLRPLLVVAACESLGGSRAAALPVAAAIEMVHTYSLIHDDLPAMDNDDYRRGKLTNHKVFGEATAILAGDALLTHSFYSVVQASRRHGVPAEQVLSIVEELAEMAGPRGMVGGQVADMEGEQGLTSLEQLQYIHRHKTGDLIVFSLLAGGRIAEADSARLEALREFGTQIGLAFQVQDDILDLVGDEGKLGKKTGSDIKQQKVTYPYFIGLEASRAEVERLTEAARSAVLGGGFKDNSRLLEIASYLMSRDH; encoded by the coding sequence ATGAGCAGGTCTGAGTATAGCCCGGAGCTAAATGCGGCAGGCGGAGAACGCCAGACGCTTAAGGATTATATCGCCTCAGTAACGGAAGCTGTGCTGCAGGAGCTGGAGACGACACTTCCGGCGGACTGGACAGTCCCGGGACATCTGAGGGATGCGATGAATTATTCCTTGCAGGCCGGCGGCAAGCGCCTCCGTCCGCTGCTCGTTGTCGCCGCCTGCGAATCGCTTGGCGGCAGCCGTGCGGCGGCGCTGCCGGTTGCGGCGGCCATTGAGATGGTGCATACCTATTCACTGATTCATGATGACCTGCCCGCAATGGATAACGATGATTACCGGCGGGGCAAGCTCACCAACCATAAAGTGTTCGGTGAAGCGACCGCTATTCTGGCCGGGGATGCACTGCTCACCCATTCCTTCTACAGCGTGGTCCAGGCGTCCCGCCGGCATGGCGTGCCTGCTGAGCAGGTTCTTTCCATTGTCGAGGAGCTGGCTGAGATGGCCGGTCCGCGCGGTATGGTCGGCGGACAGGTGGCCGACATGGAAGGGGAGCAGGGGCTTACCAGTCTGGAGCAGCTGCAGTATATCCACCGCCATAAGACAGGTGATCTGATTGTCTTCTCGCTGCTGGCCGGAGGACGGATTGCCGAGGCGGATTCTGCCCGGCTTGAAGCGCTGCGTGAATTCGGGACCCAGATCGGCCTGGCCTTCCAGGTGCAGGATGATATCCTTGATCTGGTCGGTGACGAAGGCAAGCTTGGCAAGAAGACAGGCAGTGACATCAAGCAGCAGAAGGTGACATACCCGTATTTTATCGGGCTGGAAGCCTCGCGCGCTGAAGTGGAGCGGCTGACCGAGGCGGCCCGCAGCGCCGTGCTTGGCGGAGGCTTCAAGGACAATTCGCGCCTGCTGGAAATTGCATCCTACCTGATGTCCAGGGATCACTAA
- the xseB gene encoding exodeoxyribonuclease VII small subunit: protein MTKEAELDFEGAMERLEEIVRELEHGDVPLEKAIDLFQQGMKLSQLCGSKLEQVERKIEMITEMDGELRKKPFGARLEGDSDEQV, encoded by the coding sequence ATGACGAAGGAAGCGGAACTGGATTTTGAAGGAGCCATGGAGCGGCTGGAGGAAATCGTGCGTGAGCTTGAGCACGGCGACGTTCCCCTGGAGAAGGCCATAGACCTGTTTCAGCAGGGAATGAAGCTGTCGCAGCTGTGCGGCAGCAAGCTGGAGCAGGTGGAGCGCAAGATTGAAATGATTACCGAGATGGACGGGGAACTTCGCAAGAAGCCTTTTGGCGCCCGGCTGGAAGGGGACAGCGATGAGCAGGTCTGA
- the xseA gene encoding exodeoxyribonuclease VII large subunit translates to MAAERQVLSIKDLNKYIRMKLDSDVLLSDVWVRGEISNFTHHGSGHMYFTLKDESSRIKSIMFASHNQRLPFVPKEGTKVIARGNVTVYERDGQYQFYATHMQPDGIGSLYMAYEQLKRKLEQEGLFAAERKRPLPRFPRVVGVVTSPTGAAVRDIIITLQRRFPQVAVVLYPVLVQGKGAAPSIVKAIQNLNAMGEADVLIVGRGGGSLEELWAFNEEAVARAIAGSGIPVISAVGHETDFTIADFAADLRAATPTAAAELAVPHAAELASQLRTAEQRLRQGLLRRSQRGGERLASLQRSLALVGPRRQLAQHAQRLDMLRAALSRAAETRHRRAQERQAVVRARLQRFHPQASVNAARQRTGSITRTLAGAMQARLRDKRARYVSELRSLDALSPLKVMSRGYSLVYDEKEEHLIKSLKEVELGDVVNIKLNDGQLSCQVWGMKEDGKDDDEGSGTGF, encoded by the coding sequence ATGGCGGCAGAACGGCAAGTCTTATCCATCAAGGATCTTAACAAATATATCCGGATGAAGCTGGATTCGGATGTGCTCCTGTCCGATGTGTGGGTGCGGGGGGAAATCTCCAATTTTACTCATCACGGCAGCGGACATATGTATTTCACGCTGAAGGATGAGAGCAGCCGGATCAAGTCGATCATGTTCGCCTCGCATAACCAGCGCCTGCCCTTTGTTCCGAAGGAAGGGACCAAGGTTATAGCCAGAGGCAATGTAACGGTATATGAACGGGACGGGCAGTACCAGTTCTACGCAACCCATATGCAGCCTGACGGCATCGGCAGCCTGTATATGGCTTATGAGCAGCTGAAGCGGAAGCTGGAGCAGGAAGGGCTGTTCGCGGCGGAACGGAAGCGTCCGCTGCCGCGCTTTCCGCGCGTGGTAGGTGTTGTCACCTCACCGACAGGAGCGGCCGTGCGGGATATCATTATCACGCTGCAGCGGCGCTTTCCCCAGGTGGCGGTGGTGCTGTATCCCGTGCTGGTACAGGGCAAGGGGGCTGCGCCTTCCATCGTGAAGGCGATCCAGAACCTGAACGCCATGGGCGAGGCCGACGTGCTCATTGTCGGCCGCGGCGGCGGCTCACTGGAGGAGCTGTGGGCCTTCAACGAAGAAGCCGTAGCGCGGGCAATCGCCGGCTCCGGCATTCCGGTGATCTCGGCAGTCGGTCATGAGACCGACTTCACGATCGCCGATTTCGCCGCAGATCTGCGGGCGGCGACCCCTACAGCGGCGGCGGAGCTGGCTGTGCCGCATGCCGCCGAGCTCGCCTCGCAGCTGCGCACTGCCGAGCAGCGGCTGCGCCAGGGCCTGCTGCGCCGCTCCCAGCGCGGCGGCGAGCGCCTGGCCTCGCTGCAGCGCTCGCTGGCGCTGGTCGGCCCGCGCCGCCAGCTGGCCCAGCACGCGCAGCGGCTGGACATGCTGCGCGCGGCGCTTAGCCGCGCAGCCGAAACCCGGCACCGCCGGGCGCAGGAGCGCCAGGCGGTGGTACGCGCACGGCTGCAGCGGTTCCACCCGCAGGCCAGCGTGAATGCGGCCCGGCAGCGCACCGGGAGCATCACCCGCACGCTTGCGGGTGCGATGCAGGCGCGCCTGCGGGACAAGCGTGCGCGCTACGTCTCGGAGCTGCGCTCGCTCGACGCGCTCAGCCCGCTTAAGGTCATGTCACGCGGCTATAGCCTCGTGTATGACGAGAAGGAAGAGCATTTAATCAAATCGCTGAAGGAAGTTGAGCTCGGCGATGTGGTCAACATAAAGCTGAATGACGGACAGCTAAGCTGCCAGGTCTGGGGAATGAAGGAGGATGGCAAAGACGATGACGAAGGAAGCGGAACTGGATTTTGA
- the folD gene encoding bifunctional methylenetetrahydrofolate dehydrogenase/methenyltetrahydrofolate cyclohydrolase FolD — MTAAIISGKQVSDEIRIDIAQQVKDLAEHGVKPGLAVVLVGEDPASQVYVRNKEKSSTELGFHSEVHRLDAETTQAELLALVAELNSRNDIDGILVQLPLPKHIEEKAVIDAIAVEKDVDGFHPINVGNLVIGDDSLLPCTPAGCIELIKRTGTGISGKHAVVIGRSNIVGKPVSLLLQRENATVTMCHSRTANMAEICRQADILVVAIGRANFIDGSYVKPGAVVIDVGMNRLDSGKLAGDVDYESAKEVAGYITPVPGGVGPMTITMLMSNTLIAAKRRRGLE, encoded by the coding sequence ATGACAGCAGCAATCATCAGCGGTAAACAGGTATCCGACGAAATTCGTATTGACATCGCACAGCAGGTGAAGGATCTGGCAGAGCACGGCGTAAAGCCGGGTCTTGCTGTCGTTCTGGTCGGTGAAGACCCGGCATCCCAGGTTTATGTCCGGAATAAGGAGAAATCCAGCACAGAGCTCGGCTTCCACTCGGAAGTGCACAGGCTCGATGCAGAGACAACCCAGGCGGAGCTGCTTGCCCTGGTGGCGGAGCTGAACAGCCGTAATGATATCGACGGTATTCTTGTACAGCTTCCGCTGCCCAAGCATATAGAGGAGAAGGCGGTAATCGACGCCATTGCTGTGGAAAAGGACGTGGACGGCTTCCATCCGATCAATGTCGGCAATCTGGTTATCGGTGACGACAGCCTGCTGCCTTGTACGCCTGCCGGCTGTATCGAGCTGATCAAGCGGACAGGCACCGGGATTTCCGGCAAGCATGCCGTTGTAATCGGCCGGAGCAATATTGTCGGCAAGCCGGTCTCCCTGCTGCTGCAGCGTGAGAATGCCACTGTAACCATGTGCCATTCCCGGACAGCGAATATGGCGGAAATCTGCCGCCAGGCGGACATTCTGGTGGTAGCCATCGGCCGCGCTAATTTCATCGACGGCTCTTATGTGAAGCCGGGTGCTGTTGTCATCGATGTCGGAATGAACCGGCTGGATTCCGGCAAGCTTGCCGGGGATGTGGACTATGAGAGCGCGAAGGAAGTTGCCGGATACATTACACCTGTACCTGGCGGTGTTGGCCCGATGACCATTACCATGCTGATGAGCAATACGCTGATTGCGGCCAAACGCCGCCGCGGCCTGGAATAG
- the nusB gene encoding transcription antitermination factor NusB yields the protein MKRRLAREIIVQSLYQMEMNDVDSAEAVEMLIAEASEENESEHVITDEAELKAYVVLHVNGVWEHKVAIDDMLEHYLKGWQMSRLSRVDRQILRLATFEMVFADDVPAKVAVNEAIDLAKHFGTEDSGKFVNGVLGKMIQEIDKLKSEL from the coding sequence ATGAAGAGACGTTTAGCAAGAGAGATTATTGTCCAGAGCCTGTACCAGATGGAAATGAACGATGTGGATAGCGCGGAAGCGGTAGAAATGCTGATTGCAGAGGCATCCGAGGAGAACGAAAGCGAGCATGTGATTACAGATGAGGCCGAGCTGAAGGCTTATGTTGTGCTGCATGTGAACGGCGTATGGGAGCACAAGGTGGCAATCGACGACATGCTGGAGCATTATCTTAAGGGCTGGCAGATGAGCCGGCTGTCACGGGTAGACCGTCAGATTCTGCGGCTTGCCACTTTTGAAATGGTCTTTGCAGACGATGTGCCGGCCAAGGTTGCGGTTAACGAAGCGATTGATCTGGCCAAGCATTTCGGCACAGAGGATTCCGGTAAATTCGTCAACGGCGTACTCGGCAAAATGATCCAGGAAATCGATAAGCTGAAAAGCGAGCTGTAG
- a CDS encoding DUF2273 domain-containing protein, with the protein MPWKEVWESHGGRIAGVTFGIVLGLIYLISGFWDMLFFALVVFIGYTLGKRKDTAQPPLFIWQELVERLSGRWRPFK; encoded by the coding sequence ATGCCCTGGAAAGAAGTATGGGAAAGTCACGGGGGCAGAATTGCCGGAGTAACCTTCGGTATTGTGCTTGGCCTGATTTATCTGATTAGCGGTTTTTGGGATATGCTGTTCTTTGCACTGGTAGTGTTCATCGGATATACGCTCGGCAAAAGAAAGGATACTGCGCAGCCGCCCCTGTTCATATGGCAGGAGCTGGTTGAGCGGCTGTCCGGACGCTGGCGTCCCTTCAAATGA